The Triticum aestivum cultivar Chinese Spring chromosome 7B, IWGSC CS RefSeq v2.1, whole genome shotgun sequence genome window below encodes:
- the LOC123162483 gene encoding uncharacterized protein, with protein MPPPLSFLHPPPNPPVLHPSPFNHRAPHRISLRADPPLRAAAAENPYSAAPTAADVEMFRGGDGVWTARSPTVVVLWDLDNKPPRGPPFEAATSLREAASLLGRVDSVSAFANRHAFTHLPAWVSADRRERRALDRAERTGAAAPPVPYSCAVCGRRFPTRPDLARHFRQLHERERNKKLGRLRSLKGKKRQKFRERYISNNTKYQDAARELLTPKVGYGLDSELRRAGVHVRTVPDKPQAADQALKRQVKHAIACGVDWVVLVSDDSDFTDTVRNARAAALRMVVVGDGCRALGKVADIWLPWDSVQNGEVDEEMMRSGKVPEFRYEEHDEQDDDDEFIVDWDTNELDDVVDDIVTSRTKVFGATKMSAFAEEDIVDGILGLRHKEDDMLWSSDDEDEDGYL; from the coding sequence ATGCCGCCGCCACTCTCCTTCCTCCACCCACCTCCCAACCCGCCAGTCCTCCATCCCTCCCCCTTCAACCACCGCGCCCCCCACCGCATCTCCCTCCGCGCCGATCCCCCACTCCGAGCGGCAGCGGCCGAGAACCCGTACTCGGCGGCGCCCACCGCGGCGGACGTCGAGATGTTCCGCGGCGGGGACGGCGTGTGGACGGCGCGGAGCCCGACGGTGGTGGTGCTGTGGGACCTCGACAAcaagcccccgcgcgggccgcccttcgAGGCGGCCACCTCCCTCCGCGAGGCGGCCTCCCTCCTCGGCCGCGTCGACTCCGTCTCCGCCTTCGCCAACCGCCACGCCTTCACCCACCTCCCCGCCTGGGTCTCCGCCGACCGCCGCGAGCGCCGCGCCCTCGACCGCGCCGAGCGCAcgggcgccgccgccccgcccgtccCCTACTCCTGCGCCGTCTGCGGCCGCCGCTTCCCCACCCGCCCCGACCTCGCCCGCCACTTCCGCCAGCTCCACGAGCGCGAGCGCAACAAGAAGCTCGGCCGCCTCCGCTCCCTCAAGGGCAAGAAGCGCCAGAAGTTCCGCGAGCGCTACATCTCCAACAACACCAAGTACCAGGATGCCGCGCGAGAGCTCCTCACCCCAAAGGTCGGCTACGGTCTCGATTCCGAGCTCCGGCGCGCCGGCGTCCATGTCCGCACCGTCCCGGACAAGCCGCAGGCTGCGGACCAAGCGCTCAAACGCCAGGTGAAGCACGCCATCGCCTGCGGCGTCGACTGGGTCGTGCTCGTCTCCGATGACTCCGACTTCACCGACACGGTGCGTAACGCACGCGCTGCCGCCCTGAGGATGGTCGTGGTTGGGGATGGGTGCCGCGCGCTCGGGAAGGTTGCTGATATTTGGCTGCCTTGGGACAGCGTGCAAAACGGGGAGGTTGATGAGGAGATGATGCGGAGTGGGAAGGTTCCAGAGTTTAGATACGAAGAGCACGATGagcaagatgatgatgatgagttcaTAGTGGATTGGGATACGAATGAATTGGATGATGTTGTTGATGACATTGTTACAAGCAGGACCAAAGTGTTTGGTGCTACAAAAATGTCTGCATTTGCCGAAGAGGACATTGTTGATGGTATATTGGGGCTTCGACATAAGGAGGATGACATGCTTTGGAGTAGCGACGACGAGGATGAGGATGGTTATCTGTGA